The DNA region GGCGTGGAGGAGAGCTGGACCGGGCGCTATCTGAAACCGATGCTGGAGCGCGACCGGGCCCGGCAGAGGAAGCTGAAGGCGGGGTAGGCTCCACGCCGGGTGGGCGCTCCATCAAATCACCAGCGCCACCAGCCAGAACGTCCCCGCGATCGTCACCACGCCGGCGATGACGCCGAGGATCGTGACGAGGCCGTCCTGGGTCGTCAGACCGAGGCCCAGCAGGATCAGCGCGATGGCCGGGATCACCACCCCGCCCGGCACGCTGGCATAGAGCACCATCAGCGCGCTGACGGCGACGCACATCAGCGAGATCACCCGCGGCATGGGCTTGCGGAAGGCGATCGCGAAGCGCGGGAGCACGAAGCGGTCCAGCCATCTGATGAACGGGCGGGCTTTCTCCAGCCCCCGGTCGAAGGCCTTGCGGCCGAAGCTCACCCGGCGCAGGCGCCCGGGCAGCCAGAGCTTGGGGCGCGACAGCGCGAAGTGGATCGAGATCACCAGGGCGACCAGCGCCATGGCGTAGCTCACCCCCGGCAGGGCGCCCACCACGGGCAGGACCGAGATCAGCGCGGGCACCAGCAGGAGCGGGCCGAAGCTGCGGTGGGCCAGCGCTTCCAGGATCTCGTCGACCGAGATCGTCTCCCCGCCCTCCTGCGCACGCAGATCCTCCAGCACGTCCTCGAGACGGGCCGGATGAACCTCGAAGGGGCTGTGTCGCTTCCGGTCCGCCATGGCCTGTGGTCAACACCTGGAGGGAGCTGCGCGATCCGTCAGCGCCGCGCGGGCATCCGCCAGATCAGCACCGCCGAGAACAGCGCGAACACCAGCGCCTGGGCGAGCGCCTGGGGCTGGAAGCCGGCGCCGGCCTCGAGCCCGGTCGCACGCTGGAAGGTCTCCACGATCAGCACCCCGAGCGGGGTTTCCGGCGAGCGGGCGAGCGCGACGGCGAGGGTGGAGATGAGGGTGAGCGCGTTGAAGCCGCCATGCAGCCCGATCACCCCCCAGATCGACCCCTGCCGCAGCGCGAGCAGGGCGAGGAAAAGGCCGGTCATGAAGATGCCGGCGAGCCCGGCAAGACCGTTCGCCAGGCCTGCGAGCAGCACGTGGGCGTGAAGCAGGGTGAAGGCGAGCGTCGTCGCGATCACGCCCGCCGTCCGGCCCCAGCGCGCGGCGAGCGTGCTCATCAGCCAGCCGCGGAAGACGACCTCCTCGATCCCTCCCTGCAGCAGGAAGAACAGCGCGATCGCGCCGAACACGAGCCAGACGCCCGGATCGGCGAGCCGTCCCCAGTCGGCCGCGGCGACCTCCCCGGCGATGTCGACGGGGAAGACCACGCCCATGAGCGCGACCGCCACGGCCAAAGCGGCGAGCACCGCCGCCGACAGGAAGAGGCCACCGAAAAAGCGCCGCCCGGCCTGTCGCGGACCCATGCCGATGCTGGCCACCCCGCGCCGCTCGAAGGCGCGCAGCCAGAGCCAGGCGAGCCCGCCCCAGACGAGGAACTGCACCAGCAGCAGCGCGAACAGCACACCGGCCGGCGGCAGAGTGGCGAGCGCGGCCTCCAGCGCGGCCTCGTCGGCGAACACGCCCGCACCGCGCGTGGCGACGATCCAGACGAGCTGGCCGACGCCGTAGAGGAGCGCCCCGGCGAGATAGAACAGGACGACCAGCAGAAGCGCCGCCCAGCCCCAGCTGCGCCGCGCCGCCTCCGGCCAGGGCGCGTAGAGAGCGGTCTTCATGCGGGATCGGCCATTGCGGAAATCACCCCTCGCCCGGCGCGGCGCCGACGGAGCCGGCCGGGGCGGAGATGTCCTCGGCCTTTGCCGCCTCGCCGCCGGAATGGCGCACGGCGGCGTAGGCCCCGACGCCGTGCCAGAGGCCTTCGACGATGATCTGGAAGGCGACCTGGATCAGCAGGACGAGGATGACCGCCGCGAGTATGCCGGGCTCGGTGAAGATCTGGCCCAGGATCTCGAACACCTCCTGCGCGGTCTCGGGATTGGCCTGCTCGAGTCCCTGCAGCGTGCCGAGCGAGCCGAGCAGGCCGGCGACCACGACGACCTGCTGGAATACGCTGATGATCGTCGCGCCGACCAGGATGATCGCGACGAGAACGAGATAAGACAGGAACATCCAGCCGACGATGCCCTTCGTCGCGGCGAAGCTCTCGAACAGGCGGAAGCGCTGCTCGTTCACGGTCATGGCCGGCGCGGCCGCGAACTTGATGCAGATCCAGATCGCGGCGATGGCGAGCGCGACGAAGACGAGGAACCAGACGATCCCGGCGCCGAGCCCGGCCCAGATCGAGCCCTCCCCGGCCGCGAGCAGCCCGGCCCCGCCGGCTCCGGCGATGGCGAT from Marinicauda algicola includes:
- a CDS encoding exopolysaccharide biosynthesis protein — its product is MADRKRHSPFEVHPARLEDVLEDLRAQEGGETISVDEILEALAHRSFGPLLLVPALISVLPVVGALPGVSYAMALVALVISIHFALSRPKLWLPGRLRRVSFGRKAFDRGLEKARPFIRWLDRFVLPRFAIAFRKPMPRVISLMCVAVSALMVLYASVPGGVVIPAIALILLGLGLTTQDGLVTILGVIAGVVTIAGTFWLVALVI
- a CDS encoding CPBP family intramembrane glutamic endopeptidase yields the protein MKTALYAPWPEAARRSWGWAALLLVVLFYLAGALLYGVGQLVWIVATRGAGVFADEAALEAALATLPPAGVLFALLLVQFLVWGGLAWLWLRAFERRGVASIGMGPRQAGRRFFGGLFLSAAVLAALAVAVALMGVVFPVDIAGEVAAADWGRLADPGVWLVFGAIALFFLLQGGIEEVVFRGWLMSTLAARWGRTAGVIATTLAFTLLHAHVLLAGLANGLAGLAGIFMTGLFLALLALRQGSIWGVIGLHGGFNALTLISTLAVALARSPETPLGVLIVETFQRATGLEAGAGFQPQALAQALVFALFSAVLIWRMPARR